In the genome of Halanaerobiaceae bacterium ANBcell28, the window GGGATAAGACCAGCTGTGGCAGGTTTGATTGGCTTTGTTGCCTTTGAACTGGGTAAAGGAGAATTGTTTAATTTACAGCAATTTGCCTTTGGTCGTGAGATAATAGAATTTTTTAATTTCAGAGCAATTATTTTATTTCTTATATTATTATATTTGATAAATAAATATAAAAAACATCCGATTTTGTATATAGTTGCTGCAGCTATTGTTGGGATAGTGTTTAGATTTTAGTATTTTATTTTAAGATTCTATAAGTAAAAAGCGCTGGATTTTAAAATCCAGCGCTTTTATGACCTTTATTTTATAAGTTCTATAACTTTGCACTATCTTCACTAAGAGAATAGTCTACCTGCCCTAGAAGTTCTAAATTATTAATTAATAGATGAAAACGACAACCTAAATTATTGGCTGCTTCTTTACACATTTCCATCCTATGCAGATAGATTTCAAAATAGTCCATAACTTGAGAGATACTAGAATCATAGTCAATATGAAGTCTGATTCTTTGTTTATCTGCTTCGACTTCAACATAAGAATCCTGGATAGCTAAATTAACTCTATCATGAATTTGGGTTGAGTTCTTTTTGTTAGCTCTGGTTCTATGTGCATCACTTTTATCAGCCAGTATTAATGCGGAAGTAATTGGAGTTACTGCATGACCTATTTCTTCTTCATGATTTGCTAAGGCTGTTGTTATTCGCATAATGTCTTCAAGGGGAACATTCATTCTTCTTAGTTCTGTATATACAATATTAGCACTTGATACACCATGATGTTTACGGTTAAACATGTTGCCAATATCATGGAGATAACCGGCTATAGCTCCAAGTTCAATTGTTTTTTTATCATAATTAAGTTTTTCTAAAATAGTAGCCGTTTGTTTTGATACATAATTTACATGTCGAAAGCCGTGTTCTGTATAACCTCTTGCGCCAAGGTAATTGTTGGCTTTTTCAATCATTAGTCTAAAATCTTCATTTTCTTTTATTTCATTTAGTGTGATCATTATATTACTCCTTTCATCTGCTATTTCTCTTTAAGAAATTTTAGTATTTGATTTATTATAAGCATTTTTGTCGAAAAACGTGATTCATATATTTAGAATTTATTATATTATAACATAAGTTATTTGATTTTGGAAATTATATTAAATATATAAAAAAATATATAAAATCCAAATAAATGAAGGACATATGAATTCAATCTAGTATATTAGTAAAAGCCTTCATGATTTTTCCTTATTATATTCTTATTGTCATTTTTCAAAATAAAGGCAATATAATAGAATAGAATTAAAAAATTAGATAAGGAGGGATAATTTTAATAAATTAAAGCTCTAATTGTTAGAGCTAATTCTTAAAAAGTACTTTGTTTTAGCTGCTAATAAAAGGCATTTTTAAAACAAAAAAACAAATTTTTGGAGGTTTATAATGAAAAAGTTATTATTAATTTTATTTGTGGTGTCTTTCCTAGTTATCGTATCAATGAGTGCATATGCTTGTGTAGGTGCTAGGCCTTTAGGAATGGGTGGGGCATTCATTTCAGTAGCTGATGATGTTAATGCTATATATTGGAATCCCGCTGGATTAACACAGTTAGATGGCTTCGAACTTACATATACAAGAACTATTAATAATCGAGACATAATTAATTATAATGACTTCATAGGGGTAGCCGGAAAGAATGATGAATTAGGCTTTAGTTATGGTTTGGCTTATATAGGAGAAGGCTATGACTATAGTTTTTATTATTTTGATAATATTGTAGAAATAGATCAAAATACAAATTGGTTTATACTGTCTTTAGCTAAAGATTTCTCTGATATTATAAATGGATTATCCTTAGGTAGTAATGTTCGTTTAGTAAGTATTAATGAGGAAATGATAATTTTTGGTGATAAATATTCTGATTCTGACTCTATGATAGCTCTTGATTTTAGCGCTCTATACCAAGTTAATGAAAGACTAACTGCTGGCGTTTTAATACAGGATTTCTTTGAGACGGAATTTGAATTATTTGGGGAAAAATTCTATTATATAAGAAATATTAGACCAAGTGTATCATATAAAGTATACGATTATTTAACTGTTGCTTCTTCTATATATGACCTAAGAGATGAACATGATAGAAAAATCTCATTAGGTGGAGAATTGAATTTTTCAGCAATATCAGATTTTGCAATATTAGACTCTAATAAAGAGAATATATTCTTAAGAGGAGGATTTTATCTAGGAAATTTAACACTAGGTATGTCTTATGAATATGAAGATTTTCAATTTGATTATGTGTTTTTAGGAGGAGATTTAGAAAACACTCAACAAATAGGTGTAACTTATCGTTTTGATGGTTTTTAAAGAATATTATCCTCTATACTAAAACTAGAGGAAATTTATTTGTAATCGGCTAACTCTTTTTCTAGGGGTTAGCCTTTTTTAGATTTTTTTGCTTATTTCATAGAGCATAATCAAGCAAAGTTAATAATATTAATAGTCAAATAATATGCATTTATATAAAAAATATATTATAATAGACTTAAGCATGATAATATAAGTATAAAATTGTTTGAAAAGAGGTGTTATATATGGAAAAGAAAGCTTTTATTACAGGGGCTGATAGAGGATTGGGTTTATCTTTAACTAAAGTTTTGCTAGAAAATGACTATAAGGTTTTTGCAGGTAGATATTTAAAAGATTGGCCAGAATTAGATCAAGTAAAAGAAGAATATCCTGAAAAACTAAAATTCGTTCCTCTTGATCTTAGTAGTGATAATTCAGTAGTTCAGGCTGCAAAGTTGATAAGAGAAGAAACAGATTATTTAGATCTTTTAATTAATAACGCTGGTATATACTTAGATGATGGTGAAGATATTTTAGGTGAATTGAATTTTGAAAATATGCGTAAGATGTATGAGGTTAATACATTGGGTCCTTTAAAAGTTACAAATTCTTTAATTGACCTTTTATTGAAGGGAAAAGAAAAAACCTTAGTTAATATTTCTTCAGAAGCAGGTAGCATAGGTGATTGTTGGAGGAAAAGTGAATATGGCTATGCTATGAGTAAAAGCGCTTTTAATATGCAGACAGCTATTTTGCATAATCATCTTAAAGATTACGAGATAAAAATTTTAGCCATACACCCGGGGTATTTAAAAACTTATATGTTAGGGAAAAAGAATATGGAAGCTGATATTGAGGCAAATGAGTCAGCTCTTAAGATATTTGATTTACTTAGCGGTAAGAATGATAGTTCTGGTATTTATATGGATTATCTTGGTACTCAATTGCCCTGGTAATTATCAAATTGAAGGACTTATTCTATAATTGGAGAATATATATATTATAGGAAATCTTAACTAAGCGAACTTCAAGAAAAGGTATTTGAATCGATCTGCTATAGAGCTTCAATGCTAAAGGAATATTTATTTCAAATATAATTCGCTTTTTGCGAAAATTCTAAGGAAGGTATAAAAGATGACTTATTGTGCTATAACTGGAGATATTGATAATTCTAGAAATTATGAAGATAGATCTAAGCTTATAAAAAAAATTAAAAAAACTGTAAATTACATTAATGATAATTATCAGAAGGTTCTTGCGGCTAAGTTTATTATCTATTCTGGTGATGAGGTGCAGGGTTTGTTACAAGATCCTAGTGATAGTTATAGACTTATCAGGGAATTACAGAGAATGATGTATCCGGTAAAATTACAATTTGGTGTAGGTATAGGAGAATTATCTACTCCTGTTCCAGTAGAACTGGATACGGCATATACTGGTGAACTTGATGGAGAGGCATATTATAGAGCTCGTGAAATGTTAAATCTGGCTAAGAAATATAATCAAAATGTTTTTTATTATTTTGATGATCGTGCCTGTGATTTAATTAATAATTTGATAGCTTTTATAGATTCTACAGAAGATTTAAGAACAGAGAAACAGTGGGAAACTGTTCGTTTATATGAAAAATATAAAAAACAAAAATTAGTTGCTGAAGAATTAAACATCAATCAGACTACTGTTAGTAGGAGTTTGAATCGTTCTTCTTATTATCTTATTAAAAAGACTGAAAAGAGTATTGGCGAGTATTTATCTAAAATCTAATTTATATGCATTGTATTATGCATTTAATTATCATATGCATTATAAAATGCATAATTAAATGATATGTATTATTTGCAAAACTGTAGGACGGGCTAGGCAGAAAAATAATTTTGTGAGGTTGAAAATATGGAAGAAAAATTAATTTTGGCGCTTTTAGTTTTAGCACATTTCCTTGCTGATTTTGTGTTTCAGAGTGATGAGGTAGCTAGTAAAAAGAAGGAGAAATTAAGATACTTAATAAAGCATATTTTTGGAGTTTTTATTACTTACTTTGTTTTCATATTTATTTTTTTCTCTATTCGCTTGTTTATTATAATTACTATCATAACAATTACTCATTTTATTATTGATTTGTATAAAATTTTCTTGGAAAAAGAAGGTGTGTCTGAGATCCATGCTTTTTTTCTGGATCAGTTCTTACATATAACAGTTATCTTATTTATATATCCTTTTTTGATATATAGTAGTGTGCATGGTATGATTCAAGAAATATTTTCAGTGTTTATTTATTATTATCCCATCTTAGATAATGTGAATATCTATAGTACATATGGGATTATTATAATTGTTACTGCCTATATATTTGTATGGAAACCTGGATCACATATTGTTGAAAAGACTTTAAAAAATTACAAAATATCAAAACCAGAATCTTCAAGGGAAATATTAATTAATAATCAAAAAGAAACTGCTAATCCAGGTGAATTGATTGGTAAACTGGAGCGTGTACTTTTACTTAGTTTTATTATCAGCAATAATTTTTTAGCTATTTCAATTATTTTTACAGCTAAATCAGTAGCTCGCTTTAGTAATTTTAAGGATAAGGATTTTGCTAATTATTATATTATTGGGACTTTGATTAGTCTTTTGATTGCTATGGGAGTAGGTTTTTTAGTGGATTTGCTTATATAAGTAGCAATTATATAATATGTAGAAGTATTTAGTAACTAAATATCGTGATTATGAGGTGTAATTATGATAAATAAGAAAAAAAATTGCAATAAGTTAGAGTTCATAACATCTTCAATAATAATTATTATTTTGCTTAGCATATTTGCAACATATCCTATTAGTGCTGAGATTAGTCTAGAAGAAAATTTGCAAGATGTGATTATAGCAAATCAAAATTTAGACTTAACTGAGGAAGAAAAAATCATTGATTATTTTATGGATTATATATATTACTATACTGCAGAATCAGATGTGGATAGTAGTGATATTGAACTTAAGAAATCATCACTTAATTTTCCTTTTATATCTATAAATAGAGCTATAGAAGATGTAGATTTTCTCTTTGAAGTTCTTAAATACGGCTATGCTGGTTATCAATTATATGGTGGTGATGAAAGCTTTGGCAAAGCCAGGAAAAATATTCTGGCTGAGCTTGATGCCAGTACTTCTTTTTTAGGAAGGATATCTCGCTCCAATTTTCGGGATATGATTATAGATAGTTTATCTTTTATTGGGGATGCTCATTTTGCTTTTGATGGTGAGCAATTTGGAGATAATTATACTATGTATATATCAAATGATTACAGTTTTCAGGCTGTAGAAGATGGATTTGTCTTGCTAGATGGAGAAGAAAGTTTGTATTTTTCTAAGCTGGCAGGAAAAGAAGCAGATGAGGTACTTTGGCCTTCATTAGATGATAATGCTCAATTAGTTTATAGACCTGGTTTATTTTTGAGTGTTGAGAAAGAAGAATTATTAGAGATTATGATTCTAGAAAGAAGAGTGAGTGTAGAAAATAAGGAAACGAATAATTTAGCTAATAGAGTGGTTGAGGAAGAGTTGGCTTTAATGCCTATGCCTGTATATAATGTTCCTTCCTGGAATGAGGCGTACACAAGAAGAGAGGAAGAAGGGATTCCTGTAATAAGGGTAAATAGTTTAATGCATACCGAAAGTAATTTGGAGTCTCTAAATAGATTTGTTGAAGAGGGAAAAGAATTAGCAAATGAAGAAGCCATAATTATAGATTTGCGTGGTAATTCAGGTGGTTCTGATTCATTTGCTTCAAATTGGTTTAAATCATTTTTAGGGAGAGAAATAAGTTCTAATATTATATATATAGACCTTAAAACAGAAATATCAAGGCAAGTCTTTTTAAATAACGTACGGGAAATGAATAATGACCAGAAATTGATTGAACTTGTTAATGAACGGTTTTATCCTGTTAATTCTGGCTGGGGAGAACCTATTCTACATTTACCTGAAAGAATTGATAATTATACTCTTTTATTAGTATTAATTGATTCCCGTACTGCGTCAGCGGGAGAGAATTTTGTTCGCCAATTAAGACAGGTGAATAATGTTGTTTTAATAGGAAGTAATACTAGAGGTCTAATTATTACTGGAAATGTTGGTTCTTATAGCTTACCTAATTCTAATTTTAAGGTAAATTCTCCTGTGTCACTGGCTTTTGATACTGATTTAGTGTATAGGGAAGGCATGGGGTATATGCCTGATATTTGGGTAGATCCTAATAAGGCCTTAGAGATAGCTCTGGAGCTTGTGAAATAATAATTCTAGTAAATAATATAGAAGGGTATATACCCTCTCTATATTATTATATCTTTTCTGATATTTTACTTGCTTATTTCTGTCCCCTTTTTAGACTTTGTTAATTTTTTTTGATTTAACTTTATCTCTTATGATAAAAACAGAACTAATTAGTAGATAAATAAGCGTGAAATTAAGGAAGATATCTCTGTAAGCATTAGGATGAAGATTAACGAAAAAACCACTAAACCCGACTAAGATAAATACAAGGCCCATAGTAACAGCATAATGAAAAGCAAATATTGCTGTTGGTGGCCATTTAGGAAAGAAGTTAAATAATAAGATGCTGCCAATACCGATAGAAGTAAGTAGAAAACGCATTATTAGATGAAAATGAGTATCTGTAGTTCTACCGGCTAAAAGTGCCCAGGTGGAACTTGTGATAGTTAAGACTGTATAGACTATACAGATTAAAATTAAAGCTTTTTTAAGGTTAAGGTTTATTCTCATAATAATTATTCTCCTTTTTTAATTATTAATGTATTGTATTCCGATGTATTATATTCCTCAGTATATTACTTCTCTTTTTATGAAAAAAATCCTTTTAATTATAGGTGATATTGAAAAATCTATGAAATATTCCTTAAGCATAAAAACCCCCTTATTGTTTAAACTATTAAAAACAAAAGGGGGGATTTTTTTGCAAATCGTTCATGCTACTTTTCGTGCAGGGGAAGGTGAAGAAGCTGTTGATCTCTTATCAACTCTAGGTGTTGATATAGAGGATTATAAACTAATTAAATCAGAAAGTGGAGATCTATTAATAATTAATCTTCTTTATGGAGATACAGATGTCCTCTTAGATAATATGAAAAGTAGATTTGATTTTGAAAATGATAAAGAAAGAAGTATGGTAATTTTTACACCTGATACGGTAATTCCTAGAAATATAGAGAAAATTCAAAAGGCAGAGTTTCGTGCCAGCCGTGAGTCCTTAATTACCTTTGCTGAGGATAAATCTGAGGTTAATTCTCATTATGTTTTACTTGTCTTTTTTTCTGCAGTTATTGCAACTCTTGGTCTAATTCTTGATAATGTTGCTGTAATTGTTGGTGCTATGGTAATAGCTCCAGTTTTAGGACCTTTACTTGCACTAACTATAGGAATAATGTTGGCTGATTTTAGGTTGATTCGTCAGGGTGTAGCAGCTGAGATACTCGCTATTACAATTGCTATAACTGTAGGTGCTTTTTTTGCTCTATTTTTACCTGAGGCAGAATTGAGTAATTCATTATATGTCCGTATGTATCCAAATATAGGAGATCTCTTCATTGCTTTGGCCGCTGGAGCAGCAGGTGCTTATTCTCTAATAAGAAATCAACTTGAGTCAGGCTTAATTGGGGTAATGGTAGCTGCAGCTTTAATACCTGTTATGGCTACTATTGGTGTTGGTGTCGGATTAGGTTTTACAGAAATGGTGTGGGGAGCAGGTTTGTTATTACTAGTCAATTTATTATCAATATTATTAGCTAATATTATAGTTTTTTATTTTAAAGGTTTAAAACCTCAATTATGGTACAAATATAAAGCTAAAAAACTTATCAAAAAGAGTTTATCATTAGTTATTATTGCTATCATTTTAATAAGTATTCCGTTAGCATTAATCACTACATATCAGTTTTATGTTCAAAAACCAGTAGAAATAATAAAAGATATTGTTAGAGAGGGTTTAGTATTAGATTACCGTATAGATAGAATAAGTGTGGAAGGTAATCTAGTTGAGGTTTATCTTTATGCAAACCATGAGATTAATAAAGATAGGTTGACAGAGGTAAAAAAAGAAATAGAAAGTGAGCTAGATAAAGAATATACAATTAATTTTAAATTTATTCCTATTCAGCAAATTAGTCTTTAATCCTGAAAAATGGCCTATCTAGAGAGAAGTTTTTTTTCATGCTTAAGGATTGTGAATTCCTTCTTCAAGCTCTTGTCTAATATTTAACAAATTGTGATAGAATATGACCCCTTTAATATGGGTATATTTTTAATACAAGGGAGGTAATAAAAATATACTTTATAAATTTATTCTTAGTCTCTATTTTACCAGGAATTTTGTGGGTTTGGTATTTTTATCGTAAAGACAAGTATGACCCAGAACCACTGCGATTAATTGTTAGAGACTTTATTTGGGGTCTTGTATTAGTGTTTCCAGCAGGCTTTTTAGAAGCTCCTTTTAGCGCATACTTAGAACCTCAGGTACCTCTAGTAATTTTGTTTTTTAGTACTATATTTATTGTTGGTTTCATAGAAGAAGGTCTGAAATCATATACAGTTTATCGTTTACATTATAACCATCCTGATTTTGATGAACCAGTGGATGGAATAATATATGGTGTGACAGTAGGTTTGGGGTTTGCAGCTTTTGAGAACTTATTTTATACTATATTATTTGGTTATCGTGTTGGACTTATTAGAGCAGTATTAACTACATTAGCTCATGCTTCTTTTACAGGTATATTTGGCTATTATTTAAGTAGAGCCAAAAATGGTGGGAATAAGATTTTGATTTGGCAGGGTTTTGTAATTGTAATGGTTTTACATGGTCTTTATAATTTTCTTGTAATTGCTGGATTTATGGGTTTATTCTCTACAGTAATTGTAGTGGGCTTATTACAATATTATTTAGCTACATTAATAAAACGAACTACTGAAGAGTCTCCATTTAAACCGTAAAATTAGCAAACGGGGTTTTGGTAAGGGGCGTACCCCGTTTGCTTATAATCGCCCTCCTTGATTCTAATCTAATATTGTCATACTGTAAATATTTTTTCGTTGTTGGTATAACTT includes:
- a CDS encoding HD domain-containing protein, producing the protein MITLNEIKENEDFRLMIEKANNYLGARGYTEHGFRHVNYVSKQTATILEKLNYDKKTIELGAIAGYLHDIGNMFNRKHHGVSSANIVYTELRRMNVPLEDIMRITTALANHEEEIGHAVTPITSALILADKSDAHRTRANKKNSTQIHDRVNLAIQDSYVEVEADKQRIRLHIDYDSSISQVMDYFEIYLHRMEMCKEAANNLGCRFHLLINNLELLGQVDYSLSEDSAKL
- a CDS encoding SDR family oxidoreductase; protein product: MEKKAFITGADRGLGLSLTKVLLENDYKVFAGRYLKDWPELDQVKEEYPEKLKFVPLDLSSDNSVVQAAKLIREETDYLDLLINNAGIYLDDGEDILGELNFENMRKMYEVNTLGPLKVTNSLIDLLLKGKEKTLVNISSEAGSIGDCWRKSEYGYAMSKSAFNMQTAILHNHLKDYEIKILAIHPGYLKTYMLGKKNMEADIEANESALKIFDLLSGKNDSSGIYMDYLGTQLPW
- a CDS encoding SatD family protein, which produces MTYCAITGDIDNSRNYEDRSKLIKKIKKTVNYINDNYQKVLAAKFIIYSGDEVQGLLQDPSDSYRLIRELQRMMYPVKLQFGVGIGELSTPVPVELDTAYTGELDGEAYYRAREMLNLAKKYNQNVFYYFDDRACDLINNLIAFIDSTEDLRTEKQWETVRLYEKYKKQKLVAEELNINQTTVSRSLNRSSYYLIKKTEKSIGEYLSKI
- a CDS encoding DUF3307 domain-containing protein is translated as MEEKLILALLVLAHFLADFVFQSDEVASKKKEKLRYLIKHIFGVFITYFVFIFIFFSIRLFIIITIITITHFIIDLYKIFLEKEGVSEIHAFFLDQFLHITVILFIYPFLIYSSVHGMIQEIFSVFIYYYPILDNVNIYSTYGIIIIVTAYIFVWKPGSHIVEKTLKNYKISKPESSREILINNQKETANPGELIGKLERVLLLSFIISNNFLAISIIFTAKSVARFSNFKDKDFANYYIIGTLISLLIAMGVGFLVDLLI
- a CDS encoding S41 family peptidase; this encodes MINKKKNCNKLEFITSSIIIIILLSIFATYPISAEISLEENLQDVIIANQNLDLTEEEKIIDYFMDYIYYYTAESDVDSSDIELKKSSLNFPFISINRAIEDVDFLFEVLKYGYAGYQLYGGDESFGKARKNILAELDASTSFLGRISRSNFRDMIIDSLSFIGDAHFAFDGEQFGDNYTMYISNDYSFQAVEDGFVLLDGEESLYFSKLAGKEADEVLWPSLDDNAQLVYRPGLFLSVEKEELLEIMILERRVSVENKETNNLANRVVEEELALMPMPVYNVPSWNEAYTRREEEGIPVIRVNSLMHTESNLESLNRFVEEGKELANEEAIIIDLRGNSGGSDSFASNWFKSFLGREISSNIIYIDLKTEISRQVFLNNVREMNNDQKLIELVNERFYPVNSGWGEPILHLPERIDNYTLLLVLIDSRTASAGENFVRQLRQVNNVVLIGSNTRGLIITGNVGSYSLPNSNFKVNSPVSLAFDTDLVYREGMGYMPDIWVDPNKALEIALELVK
- a CDS encoding DUF6608 family protein, encoding MRINLNLKKALILICIVYTVLTITSSTWALLAGRTTDTHFHLIMRFLLTSIGIGSILLFNFFPKWPPTAIFAFHYAVTMGLVFILVGFSGFFVNLHPNAYRDIFLNFTLIYLLISSVFIIRDKVKSKKINKV
- a CDS encoding TIGR00341 family protein — its product is MQIVHATFRAGEGEEAVDLLSTLGVDIEDYKLIKSESGDLLIINLLYGDTDVLLDNMKSRFDFENDKERSMVIFTPDTVIPRNIEKIQKAEFRASRESLITFAEDKSEVNSHYVLLVFFSAVIATLGLILDNVAVIVGAMVIAPVLGPLLALTIGIMLADFRLIRQGVAAEILAITIAITVGAFFALFLPEAELSNSLYVRMYPNIGDLFIALAAGAAGAYSLIRNQLESGLIGVMVAAALIPVMATIGVGVGLGFTEMVWGAGLLLLVNLLSILLANIIVFYFKGLKPQLWYKYKAKKLIKKSLSLVIIAIILISIPLALITTYQFYVQKPVEIIKDIVREGLVLDYRIDRISVEGNLVEVYLYANHEINKDRLTEVKKEIESELDKEYTINFKFIPIQQISL
- a CDS encoding PrsW family glutamic-type intramembrane protease, which codes for MWVWYFYRKDKYDPEPLRLIVRDFIWGLVLVFPAGFLEAPFSAYLEPQVPLVILFFSTIFIVGFIEEGLKSYTVYRLHYNHPDFDEPVDGIIYGVTVGLGFAAFENLFYTILFGYRVGLIRAVLTTLAHASFTGIFGYYLSRAKNGGNKILIWQGFVIVMVLHGLYNFLVIAGFMGLFSTVIVVGLLQYYLATLIKRTTEESPFKP